The Cupriavidus sp. EM10 genome includes a region encoding these proteins:
- a CDS encoding CoA ester lyase gives MRSKLFVPGSRPELFDKALASAADALSFDLEDAVAEPRKGEARAALQDLLASGRTAAAGKTLIVRVNAPDTAHFAPDIVAVVRNGLHLVNVPKVEEVEQVHLAARAVALAEAANGVTTPVKLLLNIESPRGLRRAHELAAADARVAGLQLGYADLFEPAGIHRRETLAVAQTMYQMRMAAAEAGVFAYDAAFADVKDADGYRAEAELARRLGYLGKSCIHPSQIALANAAFQPTEAEIAAAQRIVAAADQADAKGVGAYLVDGKMVDRPFVERARAVLAQARTMGWAG, from the coding sequence ATGCGCAGCAAACTGTTCGTACCGGGATCGCGCCCGGAGCTGTTCGACAAGGCGCTGGCCAGCGCGGCCGATGCGCTGTCCTTCGACCTGGAGGACGCCGTGGCGGAGCCGCGCAAGGGCGAAGCCCGCGCCGCGCTGCAGGACCTTCTGGCCTCGGGCCGCACGGCGGCAGCGGGCAAGACGTTGATCGTGCGCGTGAACGCGCCGGACACCGCCCACTTCGCGCCCGATATCGTCGCCGTGGTGCGCAACGGGCTGCACCTGGTGAACGTGCCGAAGGTGGAGGAGGTGGAGCAGGTGCACCTGGCCGCCCGCGCCGTCGCGCTGGCCGAGGCAGCCAACGGCGTGACCACGCCGGTGAAGCTGCTGCTCAATATCGAGTCGCCGCGCGGGCTGCGCCGCGCGCATGAACTGGCGGCCGCCGATGCGCGTGTGGCGGGTCTGCAGCTGGGTTACGCCGACCTGTTCGAGCCGGCCGGCATCCACCGGCGCGAGACGCTGGCCGTGGCGCAGACGATGTACCAGATGCGCATGGCCGCCGCCGAGGCGGGCGTGTTTGCCTACGACGCGGCGTTCGCCGACGTGAAGGATGCCGATGGCTACCGCGCCGAAGCCGAACTGGCGCGCCGGCTGGGGTACCTGGGCAAGAGCTGCATCCACCCGAGCCAGATCGCGCTGGCCAACGCGGCGTTCCAGCCGACCGAGGCAGAGATCGCCGCCGCGCAGCGGATCGTGGCAGCCGCCGATCAGGCCGACGCCAAGGGCGTGGGCGCCTATCTGGTCGACGGCAAGATGGTGGACCGCCCGTTCGTGGAACGCGCCCGCGCCGTGCTGGCCCAGGCGCGGACGATGGGCTGGGCAGGCTGA